Proteins from a genomic interval of Asticcacaulis sp. AND118:
- a CDS encoding RidA family protein, whose product MSLPDIPVKPIHADGVTYYMHPHPRSPFSEAVQVGGVLYLSAMIGLDGQGRLVDGFEPQVRQIMANSQAILRRYGLGLEHVFKTTVMMKDMANWSAFNRLYKPYFHPTRLPVRTAFGVSDLACGAEVELEFQAFVPHGG is encoded by the coding sequence ATGAGCCTGCCGGATATTCCCGTAAAGCCCATCCATGCCGATGGCGTAACCTATTACATGCACCCGCATCCGCGGTCGCCCTTTTCCGAGGCGGTTCAGGTCGGTGGCGTCCTTTACCTGTCGGCCATGATCGGCCTCGATGGGCAGGGGCGTCTGGTCGACGGTTTCGAGCCGCAGGTGCGCCAGATCATGGCCAATTCGCAGGCCATACTGCGGCGTTACGGGCTGGGGCTGGAGCACGTCTTCAAAACGACCGTGATGATGAAGGACATGGCCAACTGGAGCGCCTTCAACCGCCTGTACAAGCCATATTTTCACCCGACGCGCCTGCCGGTGCGCACGGCCTTCGGGGTCAGCGATCTGGCCTGTGGCGCAGAGGTTGAACTGGAGTTTCAGGCCTTTGTGCCGCACGGCGGATAA